A segment of the Desulfofundulus kuznetsovii DSM 6115 genome:
TTTTGCGATAAGACCGAGAAGCAGGTAGACTTCCTTTTAACGAACCATACCCTCTTCATCTGTAATGAATGTATCTCTCTCTGCAAAAAAATCCTTGAAGAAGAGGAGAAAAATCAGGTTTGAAGAGGAGGTTAGTTAGAATGAGAAGCCTACATTCTAAGACACTGGCGGTATTCCTTACGCTGTTGCTAACGGTCTTTGCAGGATTACTGGCGGCGCCAGCTAGTGCTCACACGGTTGAGGAAGGCTTAGTAGCCACAGAGTCCAGCAGCGGTGGTGACATCCAACCAAATCATGTCATAACTGGTGACTTGGCAGTGTAAACTTCACTGTCCTTCGATCTGGCAGAACGGCTGGAGCCACAATCGGTATATTTGGATATCCAGGTGTTACTGTAACTGGTCGGTGGACTGTGGATTGGGGTGATGGGACTACCAGTAGTGGCTGGATACCTACTGGTGTATCATCTTGGTCCTACCAGATAACCCATACCTATCCAGATACAGGTACGTATACTGCTACCCTTACGGGTTGGGTAAGCTTAACGGCTTCTCCGTTCTACTGCACTTTCCTACCTCACTCGCACACAACGACGGGGAGTTAGAACTACATTAGACCAAGTAATGTAAAACTCGGCGTAGAGGACGCTTCGGGCGTCCTCTTTCCTATTCTTACCGCTTTTGATGAGAAAATTGAATAACTTGTCCAGGCCTTGAATATGATGGTACTAGATATGGCACGCTTTTGCCAAAGTTAGCCGTGTCGAATCTTGTAGAAAAATTTGGAATCCCTCTTTTAAGTTCCTAGCATACATCCTATAATAATAACATAGGAGGTGAAACCTGGTGAACGCGCTACTTACTACCAATGAAACGGCTGAAATCCTCGGAATATCGCCCATTGCGGTCGCCAATCTCCTTCGGGATAAGAAACTGCCGGGTATCAAGAAACGAGGTGATGACGGGATTGACCGCTGGTTCATCAGACGGGAAGACGTTGCCCTCTACTGCGCGGGGTTGGCTATTTTCAAGTATGCTCCAGCACAAAGCCAGAATTAGAGGGCAAGCTATGGAGGAAGGTGTCCCACTGTGATACTACGGAAACGAGCAGCGATACTGGCAAGAGTTTCCACAGAAGACCAGGTAGAAGGTACCTCTCTCGATATTCAAGTCGAAATTTGCATGGCGGAAGCTCAAAAGAGAGGATACCACATTACCCCTGCGGACGTTTTCAAAGAGGACGGATACAGTGGTGCCCTTGGTATTAACGACAGACCTATCCTCCGTAACCTGTGGGAAAAGTATCAGGCTGGAGAATACGACGCCATCTTCCTTTACCGGCAGGACGGGCTTGCACGCTCGGTAGCAATCCTCTCAGCACTTCGGGATGAAGCCCTCAAACCGCGCCGATGCGGAACCAAAGGTGACGGTTTCATTTTCGTTCAAGGGGGATTTGAGGATACACCGGAAGGCAGGCTCTTCTCCAATATCCAGGGATCGTTTGCAGAGTACGAAAGAGAGGTAATCCGCCTTAGAACTCTGACCGGTAAGAAGAAGAGAGCGCAAGAAGGAAAATTCTTCGGTACCGCAGTATTCGGTTACCGATGGAATAAGGAAAAGCAACGCTGGGAAATTGTCGAAGAAGAAGCCAAAATAGTCCGGCTCATCTATAACTGGTACGTCTATGGTGACGGTAAATCCGGCCCGATGGGTACGGTTAGGGTGGCTGAGAAACTTTACCCAGCTTGGTATTCCTACGCCCTCTCAATTTCGCGGCGTTCACCGAGGCAAGAAGGGTAAACCGGTCACCCAGTGGAGCGAAACCACGGTTCAGAGAATCCTTACCCACACCGCTTATAAGGGTACGAACTACTTTTGGCGCGGTGACAGTGTGCCGGTAAGCCAAGAGCGGGTTGAAAGAGCTAAGGCAACAAATCCCAATGATGGATGGTACGCGGTTGATTTCCCTGTTATAATTGACCCTCTCCTGTGGGAGAAGGCGCAGGAAAAGAGGGTTGGAGCGAGAGGAGGCTTCAACAGGAAGTATCCTAAACCGCTTCTTGCAGGACGTATCAACTGCGGGTTATGCCAACACGCCTACGGTATCGGGTATTATAACACCGGAAAAACGCTTGTCTTTAAGTGTAACGGAAGGCTCAAGAAAAACCATCTCGACGGTAGTCCGAGATGTACCTCTCCCATCCTCTACGGTGAAGCGTTAACGGAAGAGGTTAAAAGCCGCATTGTAAAGCTCCTCCGTAGCCCGGAACAGATGCGAACAGCTATCGAAGAATATGTAGAAACCTTGGAACGGAGAAAGGAGGAACTGGAAACCCTGCTCTCACCAATAAACGAACAACTCTCTCAAGTCCAGGAGAAGCAGCGTAGGCTCGCCAACATTTACCTTAACCAGGGTGCTCTTGCCCGCCCCGTTGGGTCCTAAAAAACCGAAAATTTGCCCCTCGGGAACCGAGAGGCAAATATCCCGGCAGCCCAACCTGCCGCCGTAAAGTTTGGTTAAATTAAAGGTCTCTATGATCAAGGCACTCACCTCAGGGATGCGGCTACTTTTTGCAGTTCTTTGAAGCTAAGGTTTCCATCCACGATTGTAAGGATGCCGTCCTTCTGCCAGAGAATGAAGCCCGACTGTTCCCTGCTATAGTTTCTCGATACATAGATCCCCGGGGTGCCATTAATGGAAACCTTTTTAACCCGCCGGTCGCTATCGGGGATAACCAGGGTTCCCTGCCAGTCCTCAATGGCGGCCAGCTGCCGGCGAACAGGTTCCGGGATGGCCGGCAGGGAGAGCAGGGCCT
Coding sequences within it:
- a CDS encoding helix-turn-helix domain-containing protein, whose amino-acid sequence is MNALLTTNETAEILGISPIAVANLLRDKKLPGIKKRGDDGIDRWFIRREDVALYCAGLAIFKYAPAQSQN
- a CDS encoding recombinase family protein, giving the protein MILRKRAAILARVSTEDQVEGTSLDIQVEICMAEAQKRGYHITPADVFKEDGYSGALGINDRPILRNLWEKYQAGEYDAIFLYRQDGLARSVAILSALRDEALKPRRCGTKGDGFIFVQGGFEDTPEGRLFSNIQGSFAEYEREVIRLRTLTGKKKRAQEGKFFGTAVFGYRWNKEKQRWEIVEEEAKIVRLIYNWYVYGDGKSGPMGTVRVAEKLYPAWYSYALSISRRSPRQEG
- a CDS encoding recombinase family protein, producing MVTVNPARWVRLGWLRNFTQLGIPTPSQFRGVHRGKKGKPVTQWSETTVQRILTHTAYKGTNYFWRGDSVPVSQERVERAKATNPNDGWYAVDFPVIIDPLLWEKAQEKRVGARGGFNRKYPKPLLAGRINCGLCQHAYGIGYYNTGKTLVFKCNGRLKKNHLDGSPRCTSPILYGEALTEEVKSRIVKLLRSPEQMRTAIEEYVETLERRKEELETLLSPINEQLSQVQEKQRRLANIYLNQGALARPVGS